One genomic window of Solanum dulcamara chromosome 12, daSolDulc1.2, whole genome shotgun sequence includes the following:
- the LOC129876460 gene encoding inosine-5'-monophosphate dehydrogenase 2-like — translation MNDDGFSAERLFNQGYSYTYDDVIFLPGFIDFPTDAVNLSTKLSRNIPLSIPCVASPMDTVTETSMAIGMAALGGIGIVHYNNTTSQQASIIRAAKSHQIPFSTDLIFASPSDSIHSADEFGNSPCIFITESGTEESKVLGVVSKSTWKGLSDKEARISDYMNSSPVTLPSSYNFEDVAGYIACKKLDFVPLVNDKDGQVVNLVTASDLERLNSLPKLGLPSLGTDGKFLVGAAVGTRESDKERLEHLVKAGINALVIDSSQGNSEYQINMIKYVKHTYPHLDVIGGNVVTKYQAENLIKQDVDGLRVGMGSGSICTTQEVCAVGRGQATAVYKVSSIAEQHGVPVIADGGISNSGHIVKALSLGASTVMMGSFLAGSNEAPGTYEYKNGLRVKKYRGMGSLEAMTKGSDARYLGDTAKLKIAQGVVGSVADKGSVLKFVPYTMQAVKQGFQDLGASSMQSAHHLLRSGTLRLEVRTGAAQVEGGVHGLVGYEKKYF, via the exons ATGAATGACGACGGATTTTCAGCGGAGAGGTTGTTCAACCAAGGCTACTCCTACACCTACGACGATGTCATCTTCCTCCCTGGCTTCATCGACTTCCCTACTGACGCCGTCAACCTCTCCACTAAGCTCAGCCGCAACATTCCCCTTTCCATTCCATGCGTTGCTTCTCCGATGGACACCGTCACCGAGACCTCCATGGCCATCGGCATGGCGGCGCTAGGTGGTATAGGTATCGTTCACTACAACAACACCACTTCTCAACAAGCTTCTATCATTCGTGCCGCCAAGTCTCATCAAATCCCTTTCTCAACGGATTTGATCTTCGCTTCCCCTTCCGATTCCATCCATTCTGCTGATGAATTCGGTAACTCTCCTTGTATTTTCATTACCGAGTCAGGAACTGAGGAATCCAAAGTTTTAGGGGTCGTCTCCAAGTCTACTTGGAAGGGTTTGAGTGATAAGGAAGCTAGAATTTCCGATTACATGAATAGTTCTCCGGTTACTCTGCCTTCAAGCTATAATTTTGAGGATGTAGCAGGCTACATAGCATGTAAAAAGCTGGATTTTGTACCATTGGTGAACGATAAGGACGGGCAAGTGGTTAATTTGGTCACAGCTTCTGACTTGGAGAGATTAAATTCGCTCCCCAAATTGGGCTTGCCGTCTTTAGGGACAGACGGAAAGTTCTTGGTGGGGGCAGCAGTAGGGACGAGGGAATCAGATAAAGAGAGGCTGGAGCATTTAGTGAAAGCCGGGATTAATGCTCTTGTGATTGATAGCTCTCAAGGGAACTCGGAATATCAGATTAATATGATCAAGTATGTGAAACATACTTATCCTCACTTGGATGTGATTGGTGGAAATGTAGTCACTAAGTATCAAGCAGAGAACTTGATTAAGCAGGATGTAGATGGATTGAGAGTCGGGATGGGATCCGGGTCCATCTGTACCACTCAAGAAGTTTGTGCTGTGGGCCGCGGACAG GCGACTGCTGTTTACAAGGTGTCATCAATTGCCGAGCAGCATGGTGTCCCTGTCATCGCTGATGGTGGGATTTCTAATTCTGGCCATATTGTAAAGGCATTGTCACTCGGAGCATCAACTGTCATGATGGGGAGCTTCTTGGCTGGAAGCAATGAAGCTCCTGGCACATATGAATATAAG AATGGTCTCCGTGTGAAGAAGTATCGAGGTATGGGATCCTTGGAAGCAATGACTAAAGGGAGTGATGCAAGATACTTGGGTGATACTGCTAAACTAAAGATTGCTCAGGGTGTTGTTGGTTCAGTTGCCGATAAAGGTTCTGTTCTGAAGTTCGTTCCTTATACAATGCAAGCTGTAAAACAAGGATTCCAGGATTTAGGTGCTTCCTCCATGCAGTCTGCTCATCATCTCTTAAGATCAGGCACATTGAGGCTAGAG GTCCGGACAGGAGCAGCACAAGTTGAAGGAGGGGTTCATGGTCTCGTCGGTTATGAGAAAAAATACTTCTGA